ATATTAGTTTCTATTATCAAATCGATGATAGTCTCTTGAGACTACAAAGTAAATAAGAATTTTTTCCAATAGTTTGATCTCCTATATGATTGAATCTTAATCCCACACTAGTTGGATCattctgatttttttagaaatgtttagTAGTTACGCGTGCGTACATTTTCTTCTTGGACAACTTTTTATATGGGCAGAAACACTGCAGGTAGGCGAATCTCCACGTAGTCCATCCTTAATTTGGTGAATCCCATCATCGCATCGTGAATCCCATCATCGCATTCTTCACCGTACGATTCTATCGTGGTCGAGTTGCAACTGGTTATGTCCATCCAAAATCTCACTCACGTGCACAtccataattttttgtttttgaaaaagacacccataatttttctaaaacctATAAGTATGGGGGTTTCTTTAAAGGTACGGCTAAGAGTTGAAAACTATCAAGCCTTCTTTTACACACCAGCCGTGAATAAAATGCACCAGACAAAATGATTAGTGGCAATAATGTGATTATAATGAACATAAGGGCACACATGTCAGATATCTCCATCCCTCAATGCCTACATAAACCCTCCAATCTTTCTTGTAAACTACCAAAACCTTAAAACATAATCAGAGTTTAAAAGTCTTAAAAGATGGCAAGGCAGATTTATACGTCAGCCTTTCTTCACTTAGCCACCATATTCTTCATTTTCCGGACAATCTCAGCTGTCCGTTTCCCTCCTGGACCAACAACAGCTAACGACCTAGATTTCATCCGTACGAGTTGCAACGCAACGCTCTACCCAGACGTGTGTTTCACGTCGTTAGCTGGCTACGCCTCCGCCGTACAATATAACCCGGCGAGGCTAGCTAGGCTTGCCATCGGAGTTTCCATTTCCCGCGCAAAATACACAACGGCTTATCTCTCAAAACTCTCACGCGCCTCAGCCTCTGCCGCCGTCCACGACTGCGTTTCAAACGTGGGAGACGCCATGGAGAAGATGCGTGGCTCGCTCCGGCAGCTTCGGGAGATGAACCACCGTCGTCCCGGAGCTCCGACGTTTAGGTTCCAGATGAGTAACGTGCAGACGTGGATGAGTGCAGCGTTGACGGACGAGGAGACGTGTACTGATGGGATAACGGAGGAGATGGAAGACGGAGAAACGAAGACCGCCGTTTGCGAGAAAGTCGCCGACGTCTAGAGGTTCACGAGTAATGCGCTTGCTATAGTCAACACATACGCCAATAGTGGAGCCTAGGCCTTGATATGAAGTTATAATACTTGTGTATAATAAAGTATGATCAGTGTGCTTAGAGTTTACTGCGTTGGAACTCCGACTTTTGTGTTGCATTAAGCaaagtttaattatattcaAAACCAAGTCCAACGTTCCTTTCCCCTGCTAATTTACTATTCTTTTGTTTAAAATTCTAgattacaaaaagaaataatattattattctatATGTTAAATACTAATGATGCTCTAACAGTTTACACCGAGCGTAGGATTTTTGCAAAGCTTGTAAATCGCATTCAAAACAAAGCAATGCTTGCGAAGTAGGAGtgattgtattgtttaaatGCATAACGGATACcatatttctttctttgctcACCAACCAAAGAGAGACGGTTTTACAATTATGTGTGTTTCTCGGAGTCTTTCTTTACAAATAACTCACAAACTTGTGACAAATGAAACATTTACCTTAAGCTGAGATCACATGCCACCAAAAGGGTTGCTGCTGTTATATTGCTGATGACCACCTGCTGCATTAGCTGGAAATTCCCCAAAACCAGTGGTCTTTTGCGGCTCTGAAGCCGTGATTACTGAGAATTCCCCCAAACCGGAGTTCTTTTGCTCTTCTGAAACTGGGACTACTGGACCGGATGTCATTTGCGGTTCTGATACCGCGAATGCTGGAAATTCCCCAAAACCGGATGTCATCATTTGCGGTTCTGAAACCGCAGCTACTGGGAAATCCCCAAAACCAGATGTCTTTTGCGGTTCTGAAACAGCGAATGCTGGAAATTCGCCAAAACCGGATGTCATCATCTGCGGTTCTGAAACCGTTGCTACTGGAAATTCCCTAAAACCGGTGGTCATTTGTGGTTCTGAAACAGCGAATACCGGAAATTCCCCAAAACCGGCGGTCATTTGTGGTTCTGAAGCCGCGGCTACTGGAAGTTCCCCAAAACCGGTGGTCATTTGTGGTTGTGAAACATTGACTACTGGAAATTCCTCGAAACCGGTGGTCACTTGTGGTTCTGAAACCGCAGCTACCGGAAATTGCCCAAAACCGGTGGTCATTTGTGGTTCTGAAACAGCGAATACTGGATTTCCCCCAAAACCGGTGGTCATCTGTGGTTCTGGAAATTGCCCAAAACCGGTGGTCTTTTGCGGTTCTGAAACCGCAACTACTGGAAAATCTTCAAAGTCACCAAAAGGATTTGCAGCGCCTGGTGCAACCTGAAGCTCTtgctgctgttgttgctgaTAGGCTGGCTGGTAGGGGCCGAATGGGTTGCTTTCAGCTGAAGGGGCCGAAACGCTGTTGGAAAATGCAAACGGGTCTTGAACCTCAAAAGGATTGGGAGCTGGCGCCCCGTAAGCAGGCTGTTGGGCTGCTCTGTAGGCTACATCGTCATATAGGCTGTTCAGGGTGAGCGTGTCTAAGCCACCCGCCTAGCATTCGACAAAAACGGTTATAACTAAGAAGCCACAAATTCAATAAACCAGCCCCAAACAGGATAATGGCAACTAATGATGCAAGTTAACATAAGAATATTATCTTACCAATTGCCTCTCTGTGGTTGCGGATATATCACTGCTAGGTGTTGTAACCAAGGCAAGCTCCCATCCTGACGGATCCGAATCTCTTGCTTGACCCAAATCAAAGAACGAAGACTCAACTGGAAACAGAAACTGAATCAGAAATGCGAAAGATAAACAACAAAAGGCGAACTTAGCGCTCCAGTGTGTAGTTTAAGAAGCTGACCATCAGTAGAAACTAACGCCAAAGCAAGCGCATTTTGATCCAGGATTTCTAATGGATCAGGTGCATCGTTGTTTAGACCCTGCGGAACACGGAAAGAATCAGAGACAGGAGAATGACAAGgacataaaaaaatctaaaatctatatCATCTGCAATAAGACTTCACCAATAGATCATCTGTATCAATTAAATTCTGTGGAGTTTCTGCTGAAGCAGGAGGTTGGGTCTCCTCAGAGGGAATAACAGTACTATCTGAAGGCAATGATGGTTCATGTTCTTCATGCGCAGGTTCATCAGTAAGTTCATCATCCGGCCTATACGTCAGAAGCTGTATGTTGACAGAGATTTTAGAAAATAAGTTACAAAAGAAAAGCAATGGTTCAGTAGGACCATAAATATGAGAATATAGACAATACCAGTGGCCCATCTGAGACGTCAACCATTTGAGGTGCGTCTCTCATATACTCCTCCATAGTTGCAAGAAAAGATTGTGGAGGcttgagaaaacaaaaaacacagTTATACCGTAATAATATTGTCCCTGCCCTTAAAATAttgaaatgtaaaaaaaaaaaggtcttaTCCGATACCTCTCTTAAAACAGGAAACTGGAAATTCCTAGCAATTTCTAATCCCTTGCATACTTCGTAGAAATGAGAAAGGTTGCCAGCCTGCATAGATAGACAAGCTCTCGTTAAGTGAAATCTAAATGGACCcaatagagaaagaaaaaaaactcaacaAAATTACCTGCGAACCCGCGCGCTTGTATATATCAAGGGCCTTGATGGCATCATGTCTTGGCATTTCAAAGAACTgcaatatatgcatatatatgagACATGGAAAAAGCAAAGACCACATGAAGAGAGCGAGTAACTTCTGAGGGAGAAGAAAAAACTGAGCCTACCTTTTCTACTAGATTGATAATACCTTCGTTGATGGCACAATACACTTTAAAGCTCTCCTTCAATACCTgcaaatagaaattttaaaagatcTCAGAACTTAACTCAACCTGTTCTTTCCGGATATAACATGAGATACTCGACATAGAACTAAGAGTAAGAACTAGGGATAAATGTGAACATGTAAGTTATGTGCCCAGGCTTAGTTTAACATACCAAAGCGAGTGCATACTGTATGATATGATTGTGCTTTGCAGCACCTTctggctgaaaaaaaaaactcaaaatagcAAAACTCAGTTCATTCGTCAAAGAAAGCTGCTCCAATACAATTTCACAATAAAATAGAGAACGACACTAGAAAAGACATCAAAGAAGCACCTTACAACCCATGAGCCGATGCAGAAGCTGCTGTAAAGCAGGCAACTGTTCCAAGAGTTGTTCACCATCTAAATCCCTTGTTTTGCTATACCCCTGGCAATCAAATTTCCAAAACAGAATACCATTAAAAATGTACATGATGCCACAGAAACCACGTatgcgcaaaaaaaaaaaaacgataccTTCTCCTGCCCCGGGGAAACTTTTGGAAGACGTTCAGCCTCGATATCATATTTCAAAACTCTGAAGCATTGAAGCCGTTCCTCAAGAAACAAAGCATAAGCGCGTACCCAGACCGAACAATCCCATGCTGTGAGAGGTGGCAGAAAGCAAAATGTCTAGTCAGCGAGGAACTCTTCTGCAGAAACATTAAAAGAGCCTCATTTGCTTCTAGGAGGCCCATGAATGTAAGGTGACAGTAAGAACTCACCCGCTGTGGATGAGTCATCCTTGAAATTAGAAAGCTGCAAGAAGCGTCCTTTCCTGGAAAAGTTCAATAACTCTTCTCTAAACGTGGGATCGCCCTCCCTTACAAGCCGGTGTAGAACAACCAATGCTTTTAACGCAACCTATGTGAAGGAGAGAGAATAACACATATAATCACGACTCATTCAAATATAAAGATCTGAGAAACCTAACCAAAGCAGTAACCGATCTGATTATTTAAACGGTAAGGTGGTGATTCGATAGTATACCGTCCAGTTTCTGGTTTTGTGCAATCGACGAGAGAGAGTGTGAATGCAGTAAGCAACATCTGCTCGAGGCCGAGTTGCTGA
This region of Brassica napus cultivar Da-Ae chromosome C5, Da-Ae, whole genome shotgun sequence genomic DNA includes:
- the LOC106401145 gene encoding putative clathrin assembly protein At1g14910 — translated: MGTLQSFRRAYGALKDTTKVGLVRVNSDYADIEVAIVKATNHVECPPKDRHLTKIFIATSATRPRADVAYCIHTLSRRLHKTRNWTVALKALVVLHRLVREGDPTFREELLNFSRKGRFLQLSNFKDDSSTAAWDCSVWVRAYALFLEERLQCFRVLKYDIEAERLPKVSPGQEKGYSKTRDLDGEQLLEQLPALQQLLHRLMGCKPEGAAKHNHIIQYALALVLKESFKVYCAINEGIINLVEKFFEMPRHDAIKALDIYKRAGSQAGNLSHFYEVCKGLEIARNFQFPVLREPPQSFLATMEEYMRDAPQMVDVSDGPLLLTYRPDDELTDEPAHEEHEPSLPSDSTVIPSEETQPPASAETPQNLIDTDDLLGLNNDAPDPLEILDQNALALALVSTDVESSFFDLGQARDSDPSGWELALVTTPSSDISATTERQLAGGLDTLTLNSLYDDVAYRAAQQPAYGAPAPNPFEVQDPFAFSNSVSAPSAESNPFGPYQPAYQQQQQQELQVAPGAANPFGDFEDFPVVAVSEPQKTTGFGQFPEPQMTTGFGGNPVFAVSEPQMTTGFGQFPVAAVSEPQVTTGFEEFPVVNVSQPQMTTGFGELPVAAASEPQMTAGFGEFPVFAVSEPQMTTGFREFPVATVSEPQMMTSGFGEFPAFAVSEPQKTSGFGDFPVAAVSEPQMMTSGFGEFPAFAVSEPQMTSGPVVPVSEEQKNSGLGEFSVITASEPQKTTGFGEFPANAAGGHQQYNSSNPFGGM